A portion of the Rhodanobacter sp. AS-Z3 genome contains these proteins:
- a CDS encoding DUF6164 family protein, which yields MSKLLLNLRNVPEDEADDVRALLDAQEIAYYETRPSLWGVSAGGIWVTEDAAFAAARHAMDDYQQQRSARVRAEYAAAKQAGTAETFVTLLRADPVRVVMSVLGILFALGLVTIPFFLLRR from the coding sequence ATGTCCAAGCTGCTTTTGAATTTGCGTAACGTGCCCGAAGACGAGGCCGACGACGTGCGCGCGCTGCTCGACGCGCAAGAGATCGCGTACTACGAAACCAGGCCCAGCCTGTGGGGCGTCTCGGCTGGCGGAATCTGGGTGACGGAAGACGCTGCGTTCGCTGCCGCCAGGCACGCGATGGACGATTACCAGCAGCAACGTAGCGCCCGTGTCCGTGCCGAGTACGCCGCTGCCAAGCAGGCAGGTACGGCGGAAACGTTTGTCACGCTGCTTCGTGCGGACCCCGTGCGCGTGGTGATGAGTGTGTTGGGCATCCTGTTTGCGCTGGGTCTGGTGACGATTCCGTTTTTCCTGTTGCGCAGGTAG
- a CDS encoding DUF2207 domain-containing protein produces MHRQPRRIARLFCLFAMLLVTTGAMAQDASPPDTQPALVSRNTEIQVGYGHAIDVDETTWVNAAVAAEFHRELIFPGRKLNPVDVPSVGASENDEVVNADVVPWGDGLSIRVHPKRQIMPRKFEIYFRILHGVAVGDDGRLVWPLTLASDRLPLQHAHLQVSLPAETPTDQIHAHLELDGVPVEDGTFQLSGTRVSLDWPGAVAPGQVLDAVVTFPRVSEPWGFDPPKAPAWMFNGPLWLVLLALYYFVAKIIVSGVGDGKPVIVEYEPPAGWSAGAVRLLWHGSWDRQCFATGVLGIAAKGGLTLGQQADGSWTATRAGDDTMPSLTADERSLRAALFTFGCITPLSDASTDSIGLAEMAFRRVLEARCASERPMDPALLLFPGWFIALPAATLLFFGIASRFATIAEIVVVSFLCALGLAMLRGAVSLNVLRATRAQFLFVGLICVAGLLGGGDWLDRLMGVALLAGQVAGSWWLVRQSPNDTALLRTLRGFRWYLGTAEQQEMDARYKPSLHPELQASLLPYAMALDVEVTWNAHFAQALVKAEGPTDFLASMNPEHEQASLDLLAYAQSIKQQIGSDELSDEGS; encoded by the coding sequence ATGCATCGTCAACCGCGACGGATCGCTCGCCTGTTCTGCCTGTTCGCCATGCTGCTGGTTACCACCGGTGCGATGGCGCAAGACGCCAGTCCGCCCGACACCCAGCCCGCGCTGGTGTCGCGCAATACGGAGATTCAGGTCGGCTACGGTCATGCGATTGATGTCGACGAGACCACGTGGGTCAACGCGGCGGTCGCAGCGGAGTTCCATCGGGAGTTGATCTTTCCCGGCCGGAAGCTCAATCCCGTCGATGTGCCTTCCGTGGGCGCCAGCGAGAACGACGAAGTGGTGAACGCCGACGTTGTTCCGTGGGGTGACGGCTTGAGTATTCGTGTGCATCCCAAGCGGCAGATCATGCCGCGGAAATTCGAGATCTATTTCCGCATCCTGCACGGTGTCGCTGTCGGCGACGACGGCAGGCTCGTCTGGCCGCTGACTTTGGCCAGCGACCGCCTGCCGCTGCAACACGCCCACCTGCAAGTAAGTTTGCCGGCGGAAACGCCGACTGACCAGATTCACGCGCACCTCGAGCTCGATGGTGTGCCGGTGGAAGACGGGACGTTTCAGCTCAGTGGAACCCGGGTGTCCCTCGACTGGCCCGGTGCCGTCGCGCCGGGTCAGGTGCTGGATGCAGTGGTGACGTTCCCGCGGGTGTCCGAGCCCTGGGGTTTCGACCCACCGAAAGCGCCGGCGTGGATGTTCAACGGACCGCTGTGGCTGGTCTTGCTGGCGTTGTATTACTTCGTGGCGAAAATCATCGTCAGCGGCGTTGGCGACGGGAAGCCGGTCATCGTTGAGTACGAGCCGCCGGCGGGTTGGTCTGCCGGCGCCGTGCGACTGCTGTGGCATGGCAGCTGGGATCGCCAATGCTTTGCCACCGGGGTGCTTGGCATCGCGGCCAAGGGCGGGCTCACGCTCGGTCAACAAGCCGATGGCAGCTGGACGGCAACGCGTGCGGGCGATGACACCATGCCGAGCCTGACGGCCGACGAACGTTCCTTGCGCGCCGCGTTGTTCACCTTTGGTTGCATCACGCCGCTGTCGGATGCCAGCACCGATAGCATTGGCCTTGCCGAGATGGCTTTCCGGCGAGTGTTGGAGGCGCGTTGTGCCAGCGAGCGCCCCATGGACCCCGCCTTGCTGCTGTTCCCTGGATGGTTCATCGCGCTACCGGCGGCAACTCTGTTGTTCTTTGGCATTGCCAGTCGTTTCGCGACGATTGCTGAGATCGTCGTCGTCAGCTTCTTGTGCGCGCTTGGACTGGCGATGCTCCGCGGAGCGGTTTCGCTGAATGTGCTGCGCGCCACACGCGCGCAATTCTTGTTCGTCGGCCTGATCTGCGTCGCCGGTCTGTTGGGTGGGGGCGATTGGTTGGACAGGTTGATGGGTGTCGCGCTGCTGGCCGGCCAGGTCGCCGGAAGCTGGTGGCTGGTTCGCCAATCACCGAACGACACGGCGTTGTTGCGCACGTTGCGCGGCTTCCGCTGGTATCTCGGCACGGCCGAACAGCAGGAAATGGATGCGCGCTACAAACCGTCACTGCACCCTGAACTTCAAGCCAGCTTGCTGCCGTACGCCATGGCCCTGGATGTGGAAGTGACCTGGAACGCCCACTTCGCGCAGGCGCTGGTGAAGGCGGAAGGGCCGACGGATTTCCTGGCCAGCATGAACCCCGAACACGAACAGGCTTCACTCGACCTGCTGGCCTATGCGCAATCAATCAAGCAGCAGATCGGATCGGACGAACTCAGCGATGAGGGTAGTTAA
- a CDS encoding alpha/beta hydrolase: MRLHSSTAGKLNWLLLPGGPGLGSESLRELADVLDVPGSVWLVDLPGDGSNPPRDGRDPFADWPQVLVEAAQAVTDVVFVGHSTGGMYLLATPQLHGLIRGLVLLDTAADCSWHAQFAAMTQQHPLPAFDQAAAAYQLEPSATNLMRLAVASAEWNFPPQSLNAGRALLARLPYNGDAVAWSEAHFDHTYKAAWWPVDIPLLRLWGECDRIVSQQSWDADEYATSNVMTRVIPGAGHFPWIDHPVAVTNAFHEYVEALLHCGKTAVSSGKLDSEGDNG, encoded by the coding sequence ATGCGCCTTCATTCTTCGACGGCGGGCAAACTTAACTGGCTGCTCTTGCCGGGTGGTCCGGGTCTGGGTTCGGAGAGCCTGCGCGAACTTGCTGATGTGCTGGATGTACCTGGTTCGGTTTGGCTGGTTGATCTTCCCGGCGATGGGTCCAACCCGCCGCGGGATGGTCGTGATCCGTTTGCGGATTGGCCGCAGGTACTGGTTGAAGCAGCGCAGGCGGTTACCGATGTCGTTTTCGTGGGGCACTCAACCGGCGGCATGTACCTGCTGGCGACGCCGCAATTGCATGGTCTGATCCGTGGACTGGTTTTGCTCGATACGGCGGCTGACTGCTCGTGGCATGCGCAGTTTGCAGCGATGACGCAACAGCATCCCTTGCCGGCATTTGATCAGGCTGCTGCCGCTTACCAGCTCGAGCCTTCTGCGACGAACCTGATGCGGCTTGCGGTAGCCTCTGCGGAGTGGAACTTTCCGCCGCAATCGCTGAATGCAGGCAGAGCATTGCTCGCGCGGCTGCCATACAACGGCGATGCAGTGGCATGGTCGGAAGCGCATTTCGATCACACCTACAAGGCCGCCTGGTGGCCGGTGGATATTCCGCTACTGCGTTTGTGGGGCGAATGTGATCGCATCGTCAGTCAACAAAGTTGGGATGCGGATGAATACGCGACTAGCAATGTCATGACGCGAGTCATTCCGGGCGCAGGTCATTTCCCGTGGATCGACCATCCGGTGGCGGTGACGAACGCTTTCCACGAATACGTCGAAGCACTTCTCCACTGTGGAAAAACCGCTGTTTCGAGTGGCAAATTGGATAGTGAAGGGGACAACGGGTGA
- a CDS encoding EAL domain-containing protein: MAFQPIVDTTTRTIYAYEALVRGSNGEGAGEVIARVRPEQFYRFDQTCRVKAISTAASLGLDTRLSINFSPNAVYEPATCIRLTLAAAERCNFDARMLIFEITESERITDIPRVLRIIKDYQGRGFLTAIDDFGAGYAGLNLLAEFQPDVVKLDMALIRNIDQDRVRRSITSGIVATCRELGCEVLGEGVETVEEYHVLRGMGIKLFQGYLFAKPALEALPVVSDEVWRSLD, translated from the coding sequence ATGGCGTTCCAGCCGATTGTGGACACCACCACGCGCACGATATACGCCTACGAGGCGTTGGTGCGTGGTAGCAATGGCGAAGGCGCAGGCGAAGTCATAGCGCGCGTGCGCCCAGAGCAATTTTATCGCTTTGACCAGACCTGCCGTGTCAAAGCAATCAGCACCGCGGCCAGTCTGGGCCTGGATACGCGGTTGTCGATCAACTTTTCGCCGAACGCGGTGTACGAGCCGGCTACCTGTATACGACTCACGCTTGCTGCGGCGGAACGCTGCAATTTTGACGCGCGCATGCTGATCTTCGAAATCACCGAGTCCGAACGCATCACGGATATTCCTCGGGTCTTGCGCATCATCAAGGATTACCAGGGACGCGGGTTCCTCACCGCGATCGACGACTTTGGAGCGGGCTACGCCGGTCTGAACCTGCTTGCCGAATTTCAGCCCGACGTCGTCAAGTTGGACATGGCGTTGATTCGCAATATCGATCAGGACAGGGTGCGCCGCTCCATTACCAGTGGCATCGTTGCGACTTGCCGCGAACTTGGCTGTGAAGTGTTGGGTGAGGGCGTGGAAACGGTAGAGGAATACCACGTGCTGCGAGGAATGGGCATCAAGTTGTTCCAGGGCTACCTGTTTGCCAAGCCAGCCCTGGAAGCATTGCCTGTCGTATCCGACGAGGTTTGGCGCTCGCTGGATTAG
- a CDS encoding MBL fold metallo-hydrolase translates to MKNQHHLVRTALITALVASSGFALAHTDLAYAAAPMVKTSAPGYYRVMLGDFEVTALSDGTVDLPMDKLLMNTTPAAVDKALAASFESSPLETSVNAYLINTGSKLVLIDAGAGTLFGPTLGKLLDNLKASGYQPAQVDEILITHMHPDHVGGLIQNGKMAFPNAVVRADQRDADYWLSPANLKKAAKADQGFFEGAMASVNPYIAAHQFQPFQAGSELVPGIRSIATPGHTPGHTSYMVQSEGHKLLVWGDLVHAQAVQFADPSVTIHFDSSPVKAEAERKAEFADAAKQGYLVAGAHIAFPGLGHVRADGKAYDWVPANYTNVR, encoded by the coding sequence ATGAAAAACCAACACCACCTCGTGCGCACCGCGTTGATCACAGCTCTGGTTGCCAGCAGCGGATTCGCCCTCGCGCATACCGACTTAGCCTACGCCGCTGCGCCGATGGTCAAGACTTCCGCGCCCGGCTATTACCGCGTCATGCTGGGCGACTTCGAAGTCACCGCCCTGTCCGATGGCACCGTCGACCTGCCGATGGACAAGCTGCTGATGAACACCACGCCAGCGGCCGTAGACAAAGCGCTTGCCGCATCATTCGAAAGCTCGCCGCTGGAGACCTCGGTCAACGCGTACCTGATCAATACCGGCAGCAAGCTGGTGCTGATTGATGCCGGTGCCGGCACGCTGTTCGGCCCCACGCTAGGCAAGCTGCTGGACAACCTCAAGGCGTCCGGTTATCAGCCCGCTCAGGTCGACGAAATTCTGATCACCCACATGCATCCCGATCACGTCGGCGGCCTGATCCAGAACGGCAAGATGGCGTTTCCCAACGCCGTGGTGCGCGCAGACCAGCGCGATGCCGATTACTGGCTGAGCCCGGCCAATCTGAAAAAGGCCGCAAAAGCGGACCAAGGCTTTTTCGAGGGTGCCATGGCGTCGGTCAATCCGTATATCGCTGCGCACCAGTTCCAGCCGTTCCAGGCGGGTAGCGAACTGGTACCGGGTATTCGGTCCATTGCCACGCCGGGTCACACGCCTGGCCACACGTCCTACATGGTGCAGAGCGAAGGCCACAAGCTTCTGGTTTGGGGCGATCTGGTCCACGCACAGGCAGTGCAGTTTGCCGATCCGTCGGTCACTATCCATTTCGACAGTAGCCCGGTGAAGGCCGAAGCCGAGCGCAAGGCGGAATTCGCCGACGCCGCAAAGCAGGGTTATCTGGTAGCCGGCGCGCACATCGCGTTTCCAGGGCTGGGCCACGTGCGGGCCGACGGCAAGGCGTATGACTGGGTGCCTGCCAATTACACCAACGTTCGCTGA
- a CDS encoding VCBS repeat-containing protein codes for MAGEQGEYRMTLRIGALLAAQARHGSGLIVAFLLLAGCQGLHRAPAPKAMAFAPDFKQTVFLEDVAETTANASIGDLDGDGDPDIILAKGRHWPLHDLILLNDGHGHFTERRQLNGPADRSYTAALADLDGDGDLDLVVGNDRPDPKRIYFNDGHGDFQPAGTFGNPKWSTRNISLADLNGDHRADIIVANRGGPNNLSQNQVCLNDGTGHFPACVALSGESASTIAAGDFDGDGTIDLVVPHRDQGQSYIFLNDGTGHFKSRQPIGPPNSATRAVAVGDLDGNGLPDLIMGDDGTGGVRIYLNQGGGRFSNPISAGDEKDIVYSIATADLNGDGRIDVVLGNQSTPGVVLLNRGDGRSFDSVRFGDGTGATYGLAIGDLTGDGCPDIVAARSEARSALYINSCRSKGH; via the coding sequence GTGGCGGGCGAACAGGGGGAATATCGCATGACACTCCGTATCGGAGCCTTGCTGGCCGCCCAGGCGCGCCATGGCAGCGGGCTGATCGTCGCGTTTCTACTGCTTGCCGGCTGCCAGGGATTGCACCGCGCGCCAGCACCAAAAGCGATGGCGTTCGCGCCCGACTTCAAGCAGACCGTGTTTCTCGAAGACGTCGCTGAAACCACGGCGAACGCCAGCATCGGCGATCTCGATGGCGACGGCGACCCGGATATCATCCTGGCGAAAGGCCGTCACTGGCCGCTGCACGACCTGATCCTGCTCAACGACGGGCATGGCCACTTCACTGAGCGGCGTCAACTCAACGGCCCGGCGGATCGCAGTTACACGGCCGCCCTGGCCGACCTGGATGGTGACGGCGACCTGGACCTGGTGGTCGGAAACGACCGGCCAGACCCGAAGCGGATCTACTTCAATGACGGACACGGTGACTTCCAGCCTGCGGGCACCTTTGGCAATCCCAAATGGTCGACACGCAATATCAGCCTTGCCGACCTTAACGGGGACCATCGAGCGGACATCATCGTCGCCAACCGTGGTGGCCCCAACAACCTCAGCCAGAATCAGGTCTGCCTGAATGATGGGACTGGGCACTTTCCAGCGTGCGTCGCGTTGTCGGGCGAATCGGCATCGACGATTGCCGCAGGCGATTTTGATGGCGATGGAACCATCGACCTGGTCGTCCCGCATCGGGATCAGGGGCAGAGCTACATTTTTCTGAATGACGGAACCGGCCACTTCAAGTCCAGGCAGCCCATTGGACCACCCAATTCCGCGACCCGCGCAGTCGCCGTGGGGGATCTGGATGGCAACGGTTTGCCCGACCTGATCATGGGCGACGATGGCACGGGCGGCGTGCGCATTTACCTCAACCAGGGCGGCGGCAGGTTTTCCAATCCGATCTCAGCAGGCGACGAAAAAGACATCGTGTATTCGATCGCCACCGCCGACCTCAACGGCGACGGCAGGATCGACGTGGTACTCGGCAACCAGAGCACACCCGGCGTGGTGCTGCTGAATCGTGGCGACGGGCGCAGCTTCGACAGCGTTCGCTTCGGCGACGGCACGGGCGCCACCTATGGCCTCGCCATCGGCGACCTGACCGGCGATGGCTGCCCGGACATCGTGGCCGCGCGTTCCGAAGCGCGCAGCGCGCTTTACATCAATTCCTGCCGATCAAAAGGTCACTGA
- a CDS encoding BLUF domain-containing protein, whose amino-acid sequence MSINQLVYLSEAVKKMSRADLDSIQNVAKTNNQPIDVTGSLFYNGGWFLQILEGPLATLDSLYSKIEKDPRHKNSRVIYNEPAKFRTFGRWSMNMINLDDRQADKYNELVEVIEAAKANRKIGAASPAATILKIFQS is encoded by the coding sequence ATGTCCATCAACCAACTTGTCTATCTCAGCGAAGCTGTGAAAAAGATGTCCCGTGCGGATCTGGACTCGATCCAGAACGTAGCGAAGACCAATAATCAGCCGATCGACGTCACCGGCAGCCTGTTTTACAACGGCGGGTGGTTCCTGCAGATTCTGGAAGGTCCGCTGGCAACCCTTGATAGCCTGTACAGCAAGATCGAGAAAGACCCGCGGCATAAGAATTCCCGGGTGATCTACAACGAGCCAGCGAAGTTCCGGACCTTCGGCCGCTGGAGCATGAACATGATCAACCTGGATGACCGGCAGGCGGACAAGTACAACGAGTTGGTCGAAGTGATCGAAGCGGCCAAGGCGAATCGCAAGATTGGCGCTGCTTCGCCTGCGGCCACGATACTCAAGATTTTCCAGAGTTGA
- a CDS encoding SOS response-associated peptidase family protein, protein MCYSAQIKADYHDFLREYGAVLSLKRFSEVFWEKRQDGGWSKIPKAMRDAFRRPRGENEFELAKLVAEADREQADKYEAELSAQTERLVKAEAVLASAKPTKKAAEDQRIAGNKINAAQRSLEELQRKQLVDKDSRIYPGQYAAVMIEQAGQRLVVPMRYQCRLPDWDEATERKYPGTYNARRDNLEKSWGKLFGYRHGILVVTRFYENVSRHKMEGRALTPDEQEENVVLEFNPQPPQEMLVACLWNISKRADHGTDLLSFAAITDEPPPEVAAAGHDRCIIPIKPEYIDRWLSPDSKNLQALYAILDDRARPYYQHRLAA, encoded by the coding sequence ATGTGCTACTCCGCCCAGATCAAAGCCGACTACCACGACTTCCTCCGTGAATACGGCGCGGTGTTGAGCTTGAAGCGCTTCTCCGAGGTGTTCTGGGAAAAGCGGCAGGACGGCGGATGGTCGAAGATTCCCAAGGCAATGCGCGACGCGTTCCGTCGTCCTCGTGGGGAAAACGAATTTGAGCTTGCCAAACTCGTGGCCGAGGCGGACCGGGAACAGGCCGACAAGTACGAAGCCGAACTGTCGGCACAGACTGAGCGGCTGGTCAAAGCTGAGGCGGTATTGGCCAGTGCGAAGCCAACCAAGAAAGCCGCCGAAGATCAGCGCATCGCCGGCAACAAGATCAACGCCGCACAACGCAGCCTCGAGGAGTTGCAACGCAAGCAACTTGTCGACAAGGACTCGCGCATCTACCCGGGCCAATACGCTGCCGTGATGATCGAGCAGGCCGGACAACGCCTTGTGGTGCCGATGCGCTATCAATGCCGGCTGCCTGACTGGGATGAAGCTACCGAACGAAAATATCCGGGAACGTACAACGCCCGCCGCGACAACCTGGAGAAGTCCTGGGGGAAACTGTTCGGCTATCGCCACGGCATCCTGGTCGTCACGCGTTTCTACGAGAACGTTTCCCGCCACAAAATGGAAGGACGCGCGCTGACGCCGGATGAGCAGGAAGAGAACGTCGTCCTGGAATTCAATCCGCAACCCCCGCAGGAAATGCTGGTGGCCTGCCTGTGGAACATCTCCAAGAGAGCCGACCACGGCACCGACCTGCTCTCCTTTGCTGCCATCACCGACGAGCCACCACCCGAAGTTGCCGCCGCCGGACACGACCGCTGCATCATTCCGATCAAGCCGGAATACATCGATCGCTGGCTGAGTCCCGATTCAAAAAACCTGCAGGCGCTGTACGCCATTCTCGATGATCGCGCGCGGCCGTATTATCAGCATCGGCTGGCGGCCTGA
- a CDS encoding heme-binding protein: protein MKRLIAAGLIVAATLASAAMAVETSAFKQVLRDGDFELRDYPALVVAEVTVTGDQKEAASKGFRLLAGYIFGGNKKRQSIAMTAPVAQRPVSEKIAMTAPVAQTQTAVDTWVIRFTMPSTWSLQTLPIPNDSSVKLRDTAPARFAVLQFSGVAAPDSVVTKSSELLAWVKSHELDAIGPVTLAQYNPPWTLWFMRRNEVMVEVKR from the coding sequence ATGAAACGATTGATCGCTGCTGGTCTGATCGTCGCAGCCACTCTGGCAAGCGCCGCGATGGCCGTTGAAACGTCTGCTTTCAAGCAAGTGCTTCGCGACGGTGACTTCGAACTGCGTGACTATCCCGCACTCGTGGTTGCCGAGGTGACCGTGACGGGCGACCAGAAAGAAGCCGCCAGCAAGGGGTTCCGTCTGCTCGCCGGATATATCTTCGGTGGCAACAAGAAACGACAAAGCATTGCCATGACGGCACCCGTGGCACAGCGGCCGGTCAGCGAAAAGATCGCCATGACCGCACCGGTCGCCCAGACGCAAACCGCTGTCGACACATGGGTGATCCGCTTCACCATGCCAAGCACCTGGTCACTGCAGACGCTTCCAATACCCAACGACTCCAGCGTCAAACTGCGCGACACCGCACCTGCCCGTTTTGCTGTCTTGCAGTTTTCCGGTGTGGCCGCGCCCGACAGTGTGGTGACGAAATCCAGCGAACTCCTGGCATGGGTGAAGTCACATGAGCTGGACGCCATCGGCCCGGTAACACTTGCCCAATACAACCCGCCGTGGACGCTGTGGTTCATGCGACGAAATGAAGTGATGGTTGAGGTCAAACGCTAG